A window of Triplophysa dalaica isolate WHDGS20190420 chromosome 7, ASM1584641v1, whole genome shotgun sequence contains these coding sequences:
- the arpc1a gene encoding LOW QUALITY PROTEIN: actin-related protein 2/3 complex subunit 1A (The sequence of the model RefSeq protein was modified relative to this genomic sequence to represent the inferred CDS: inserted 1 base in 1 codon), with product MSLHQFLLEPITCHAWNRDRTQIAISPNNHEVHIYKKSGNQWVKAHELKEHNGHITGIDWAPKXDRIVTCGADRNAYVWSQKDGVWKPTLVILRINRAATFVKWSPLENKFAVGSGARLISVCYFESENDWWVSKHIKKPIRSTVLSLDWHPNNVLLAAGSCDFKCRVFSAYIKEVEEKPAPTPWGSKMPFGQVMAEFGGAGSGGWVHSVCFSASGNKLAWVSHDSTVTVVDPTITSTPSQLKTEFLALLSVTFVSENNIVAAGHDCCPMLFSFDDGGTLTFISKLDIPKQSIQRNISAMERFRNMDKRATTEDRNSTLETLHQNSITQVSIYEGDKRDCRKFCTTGIDGAMTIWDIKTLESSIQGLRIM from the exons ATGTCACTCCACCAGTTTCTGTTGGAACCCATCACGTGCCACGCATGGAACCGGGACAGGACCC AGATTGCTATAAGTCCAAATAATCACGAAGTCCACATATACAAGAAAAGTGGAAATCAGTGGGTGAAAGCTCATGAATTAAAAGAACACAATGGACACATCACAG GCATCGACTGGGCTCCAA GTGATCGCATTGTGACCTGTGGAGCGGACAGGAATGCTTATGTATGGAGTCAGAAAGACGGCGTGTGGAAACCCACCCTTGTTATTCTCAGGATCAACCGTGCTGCCACATTTGTGAAGTGGTCTCCGCTGGAGAACAAGTTCGCAGTGGGGAGCGGAGCTCGGCTCATATCTGTTTGCTACTTTGAGTCTGAAAATGACTG GTGGGTTAGCAAACACATCAAAAAGCCCATCCGCTCGACTGTTCTCAGTCTAGACTGGCATCCAAACAATGTGCTTCTAGCAGCTGGGTCATGTGACTTCAAATGCAG GGTATTCTCTGCATACATCAAGGAGGTGGAAGAAAAACCAGCTCCGACTCCATGGGGGTCCAAGATGCCGTTCGGACAGGTGATGGCGGAGTTTGGTGGGGCAGGCAGTGGTGGTTGGGTTCACAGTGTCTGTTTCTCAGCCAGTGGGAACAAACTTGCCTGGGTCAGCCATGACAGCACTGTCACTGTAGTGGATCCCACAATCACCTCAAC GCCGAGTCAGTTGAAGACTGAATTCCTCGCCCTTTTGAGTGTGACGTTTGTTTCGGAGAACAACATTGTTGCAGCA gGTCACGACTGCTGCCCTATGCTGTTCAGTTTTGATGATGGTGGAACCTTGACCTTCATATCTAAGTTGGACATTCCAAAGCAGAGCATCCAGCGCAATATTTCTGCCATGGAGCGCTTCCGCAACATGGACAAGAGGGCCACCACTGAGGATCGCAATAGCACCCTAGAAACCCTGCATCAGAACAGCATCAC CCAAGTGTCTATATATGAAGGAGACAAAAGAGATTGTCGCAAATTCTGCACTACAGGAATTGACGGTGCAATGACCATATGGGATATCAAG ACTTTAGAGTCTTCTATCCAAGGCCTGAGGATCATGTAA